In the genome of Phycisphaeraceae bacterium, one region contains:
- a CDS encoding serine hydrolase, with the protein MRVETRRGGWWGGRLWFGRLSLLAVGFVMGMALSQTTARGAVEQQDAQAIVIPQTPAGGHLEWFLRALNTQELPGLEEFDARLTDEFRAQVPALQLLNTTKMLKMQLGELELRGVREFSAHSLVATLHSAMVNAPFALSVTTEDAEPFRMTGLMLRPLPRQAPAGDTWGKIDESLVALGDQVSIAAMRVNGDAGFVPVHMLYEDLSLAIGSTFKLWVLGALGEAVREGAMGFGDALAIRDSWKSLPSGTMQLEVAGKEFPLREYAEKMISISDNTATDHLLLHVGRERVEAFMRRFVSGWERNVPVLTTRDMFALKLGEDETLAERFLEKDADGRRAMLEGEVSTARMNLQQLWHLPRRIDTLEWFASAEELCETVAWLAREGQPEVVGAMSKNPGVQLDREKWVAFAYKGGSEPGVMNLTWWLKRSDGVEFALSVGVNDTARPLNETAIVEIAQRAVALLEGWGR; encoded by the coding sequence ATGCGAGTCGAGACACGGCGCGGCGGTTGGTGGGGCGGGCGTTTGTGGTTTGGGCGGCTGTCGCTGCTGGCGGTTGGGTTTGTGATGGGGATGGCGTTGTCGCAGACGACGGCGCGTGGCGCGGTCGAGCAGCAGGACGCACAGGCGATCGTGATCCCTCAGACGCCGGCGGGCGGGCATCTGGAGTGGTTCCTGAGGGCGTTGAACACGCAGGAGTTGCCCGGGCTGGAGGAGTTTGATGCGCGTCTGACGGATGAGTTTCGCGCGCAGGTGCCGGCGCTGCAGCTGCTGAACACGACGAAGATGCTGAAGATGCAGCTGGGCGAACTGGAGCTGCGCGGCGTGCGTGAGTTCTCGGCGCACTCGCTGGTGGCGACGCTGCACTCGGCGATGGTGAACGCGCCGTTCGCGCTGTCGGTGACGACGGAAGACGCGGAGCCATTCCGGATGACGGGCCTGATGCTGCGCCCGCTGCCCAGGCAGGCGCCGGCGGGCGACACCTGGGGGAAGATCGACGAGAGTCTGGTGGCGCTGGGGGATCAGGTGTCGATCGCGGCGATGCGCGTGAACGGTGACGCGGGCTTCGTGCCGGTGCACATGCTGTACGAGGACCTCTCGCTGGCGATCGGCTCGACCTTCAAGCTGTGGGTGCTGGGCGCGCTGGGGGAAGCGGTGCGCGAGGGCGCGATGGGGTTCGGCGACGCGCTGGCGATCCGCGATTCGTGGAAGAGTCTGCCCAGCGGGACGATGCAGCTGGAGGTCGCGGGTAAGGAGTTTCCGCTGCGCGAGTACGCGGAGAAGATGATCTCGATCAGCGACAACACGGCGACGGATCACCTGCTGCTGCATGTGGGGCGCGAGCGCGTGGAGGCGTTCATGCGCCGGTTCGTGTCGGGCTGGGAGCGGAACGTGCCCGTGCTGACGACGCGCGACATGTTCGCCCTGAAGCTGGGCGAGGACGAGACGCTGGCGGAGCGGTTCCTGGAGAAGGACGCGGATGGTCGGCGCGCGATGCTGGAGGGCGAGGTGTCGACGGCGAGGATGAACCTGCAGCAGCTGTGGCACCTGCCGCGACGGATCGACACGCTGGAGTGGTTCGCGAGCGCGGAGGAGTTGTGCGAGACGGTCGCGTGGCTGGCGCGCGAGGGTCAGCCGGAGGTTGTGGGCGCGATGTCGAAGAACCCCGGGGTGCAGCTGGATCGTGAGAAGTGGGTCGCGTTCGCGTACAAGGGCGGGAGCGAGCCGGGGGTGATGAACCTGACCTGGTGGCTGAAGCGGAGCGACGGGGTGGAGTTCGCGCTGAGCGTGGGTGTGAACGACACGGCGCGGCCGCTGAACGAGACGGCGATCG